A genomic stretch from Mycobacterium cookii includes:
- a CDS encoding MMPL/RND family transporter encodes MINHHGRSQETKQPFVARMVRLLSVPIILGWLALTVVVTLAIPSLEQVAREHAVSMGTKDAPSIKAMARIGRVFKESDSDSMAMVVIESDKTLGQDAHRYYDQLIRGLRADPKDVQHIQDFWSDPLTAAGAQSADGKAVYVQLNLTGNQGETRSNASVDAVRKIVDGVPAPQGIKAYVTGPAAVAADGNSSGDKTIVKIMIATVMVIFVMLLFVYRSVVTVALLLAMVGIELAAARGIVAFLALNDVIKLSTFATNMLVSLAIAAGTDYGIFFLGRYHEARQAGEDRERAFYTAYRGVAHVVLASGLTIAGATYCLSFARLPVFQTMAAPCAIGMLVAVAVALTLIPAVITVGGRFGLLDPKRQFDVRGWRRVGTAVVRWPAPIFAATVAVTMVGLLALPGYKVSYIDRDYIPKSTPGNVGMAAAERHFSQARMMPEMLMVESDHDLRNSADFLVLDKLAKGIFRVEGIARVQAVTRPQGTPLEHTSIPFLLSMQNAGQLQNLQVAESRLDDMTKLADQLNGTINSLQRMNGLMNQLVGTTHHVAGTTHDTLAITNEVRDDIANFDDTFRPLRSYFYADPHCYNIPICWAIRSAYNATDGVDKLSQKLGELSKDIDSVDVVVPQLVALLPPQIDTMKSLRSMVLTMHSTMSGMVDQANELSGDATAMGKDFDAAKTDESFYLPHEVFSNPDFQRVEKLFLSPDGKAARFIISHKGDPATGEGMSRIDAIRTAAYESLKGTALEDSKVYIAGTAATFKDLREASSYDFLIAGISSLCMIFIIMLIITRSLVAALVIVGTVALSLGASFGMSVLLWQYLIGVKLHWLVMVMSVIILLAVGSDYNLLLVARFKEEIGAGLKTGIIRAMGGTGKVVTAAGLVFAFTMASMVVSDNRAVGQVGTTIGLGLLFDTLVVRSFLMPSIAVLLGRWFWWPTNVQSRPPRIRRTAAPELVRELRAEGDITAPLATVGHGSHRR; translated from the coding sequence CCCATCATCCTCGGATGGTTGGCGCTCACTGTTGTGGTGACACTTGCGATTCCGTCCTTGGAGCAGGTCGCCCGTGAACACGCGGTCTCGATGGGCACCAAGGACGCGCCGTCGATCAAAGCCATGGCGCGCATCGGTCGGGTGTTCAAGGAATCCGACTCCGACAGCATGGCGATGGTCGTCATCGAGAGCGATAAGACTCTCGGTCAAGACGCTCACCGGTATTACGACCAGTTGATTCGGGGACTGCGGGCCGACCCGAAGGACGTGCAGCATATCCAGGACTTCTGGAGTGACCCGCTCACCGCGGCCGGCGCCCAGAGCGCCGACGGCAAAGCTGTCTACGTCCAACTGAATCTCACCGGAAACCAGGGTGAGACGCGGTCCAACGCGTCCGTCGACGCCGTCCGCAAGATCGTCGACGGCGTCCCGGCGCCGCAGGGCATCAAGGCCTACGTCACCGGACCGGCCGCCGTCGCGGCCGACGGAAACAGCAGCGGCGACAAGACAATTGTGAAGATCATGATCGCCACGGTCATGGTGATCTTCGTGATGCTGCTGTTCGTCTACCGCTCTGTCGTCACGGTTGCCCTGCTGCTGGCGATGGTGGGCATCGAATTAGCCGCTGCCCGAGGCATTGTCGCGTTCCTTGCCCTGAACGACGTCATCAAGCTCTCGACGTTCGCCACCAACATGCTGGTGTCGCTCGCGATCGCGGCGGGTACTGACTACGGCATCTTCTTCCTCGGGCGCTACCACGAGGCCCGACAGGCGGGCGAAGATCGCGAGCGTGCCTTTTACACGGCGTATCGCGGTGTCGCGCATGTGGTTCTGGCGTCCGGCCTGACTATCGCGGGCGCGACGTACTGCCTGAGCTTCGCCCGGCTGCCGGTCTTTCAGACCATGGCCGCTCCGTGCGCAATCGGGATGCTGGTCGCGGTCGCCGTCGCATTGACGCTGATCCCCGCGGTGATCACCGTCGGTGGGCGTTTCGGCCTGCTGGATCCCAAGCGGCAGTTCGATGTTCGCGGATGGCGTCGGGTCGGCACCGCAGTGGTCCGCTGGCCGGCGCCCATCTTCGCCGCGACGGTCGCGGTCACCATGGTCGGCCTGCTGGCGCTGCCCGGCTACAAGGTGAGTTACATCGATCGCGACTACATCCCGAAGAGCACGCCCGGCAATGTCGGCATGGCGGCCGCGGAGCGGCACTTCTCCCAGGCGCGGATGATGCCCGAGATGCTGATGGTGGAATCCGATCACGACCTGCGCAACTCGGCCGACTTCCTGGTCCTGGACAAGTTGGCCAAGGGCATTTTCCGGGTCGAGGGCATCGCGCGGGTACAGGCCGTGACCCGGCCGCAGGGCACCCCGCTGGAGCACACGTCGATACCGTTTCTGCTCAGCATGCAGAACGCCGGTCAGCTGCAGAACCTGCAGGTCGCCGAGAGCCGGCTCGATGACATGACCAAGCTGGCCGATCAGCTCAACGGCACCATCAATTCGCTGCAGCGGATGAACGGCCTGATGAACCAGCTCGTCGGAACGACCCACCACGTCGCGGGCACCACCCACGACACATTGGCGATCACCAACGAGGTGCGCGACGACATCGCCAACTTCGACGACACCTTCCGGCCGCTGCGCAGCTACTTCTACGCCGATCCGCACTGCTACAACATCCCCATCTGCTGGGCGATCCGGTCGGCCTACAACGCCACCGACGGGGTGGACAAGCTCAGCCAGAAGCTGGGTGAGCTGAGCAAGGACATCGACTCCGTCGACGTGGTGGTGCCACAACTGGTCGCGCTGCTGCCGCCGCAGATCGACACCATGAAAAGCCTGCGGAGCATGGTGCTGACCATGCACAGCACGATGTCCGGCATGGTCGACCAGGCGAACGAGTTGAGCGGCGACGCGACCGCGATGGGCAAGGACTTCGACGCCGCGAAGACCGACGAGTCGTTCTACCTGCCGCACGAGGTGTTCTCGAACCCCGACTTCCAGCGGGTGGAGAAGCTGTTCCTGTCCCCGGACGGCAAGGCGGCGCGATTCATCATCTCGCACAAGGGAGATCCCGCGACCGGCGAGGGCATGTCGCGCATCGACGCCATCCGGACGGCGGCCTACGAGTCGCTCAAGGGAACAGCGCTGGAGGACTCCAAGGTCTACATCGCCGGCACCGCAGCGACTTTCAAGGATCTGCGCGAGGCCTCGAGCTACGACTTCCTGATCGCGGGCATCTCGTCGCTCTGCATGATCTTCATCATCATGTTGATCATTACGCGAAGTCTGGTCGCCGCGTTGGTGATTGTCGGCACCGTGGCGCTCTCGCTGGGCGCGTCGTTCGGGATGTCGGTGCTGTTGTGGCAGTACCTCATCGGCGTCAAACTGCACTGGCTCGTGATGGTGATGTCGGTGATCATCCTGCTGGCAGTGGGATCCGACTACAACCTGCTGCTGGTCGCACGGTTCAAAGAAGAGATCGGCGCGGGGCTGAAGACCGGCATCATCCGGGCAATGGGCGGCACCGGCAAGGTGGTGACGGCCGCTGGGCTGGTGTTCGCGTTCACCATGGCCTCGATGGTGGTCAGCGACAACCGGGCGGTCGGCCAGGTGGGCACCACCATCGGTCTGGGCCTGCTGTTCGACACGCTGGTGGTGCGGTCGTTCCTGATGCCGTCGATTGCGGTGCTGCTGGGGCGCTGGTTCTGGTGGCCGACGAACGTCCAGTCACGTCCGCCGCGGATCCGGCGCACTGCCGCACCGGAACTCGTGCGCGAGCTGCGAGCCGAAGGCGATATCACTGCGCCGCTCGCGACGGTCGGTCACGGCTCGCATCGCCGCTGA